In Xenorhabdus ishibashii, the following are encoded in one genomic region:
- the sodB gene encoding superoxide dismutase [Fe] — MSFELPALPYAKDALEPHISAETLEYHHGKHHNAYVVNLNNLIKDTEFAGKSLEEIIKASEGGIFNNAAQIWNHTFYWHSLSPNGGGEPTGKVADAINNAFGSFAEFKQQFTDAALKNFGSGWTWLVKKADGTLAIVNTSNAATPVTGEDKPVLTVDVWEHAYYIDYRNARPQYLEHFWALVNWKFVEENLA, encoded by the coding sequence ATGTCTTTTGAATTACCAGCATTACCTTATGCCAAAGATGCCCTGGAACCACACATTTCCGCAGAAACTCTGGAATACCACCACGGCAAACATCACAATGCTTATGTTGTAAACCTGAATAATTTGATTAAAGATACTGAATTTGCCGGAAAATCTCTGGAAGAAATTATCAAAGCATCTGAAGGTGGTATCTTCAATAACGCAGCACAAATTTGGAACCATACTTTCTATTGGCATAGCCTGTCACCAAATGGTGGTGGTGAACCAACCGGAAAAGTAGCAGATGCCATCAACAATGCTTTCGGCTCTTTTGCTGAATTCAAACAGCAGTTTACTGACGCAGCCCTGAAAAACTTTGGTTCTGGTTGGACTTGGTTAGTTAAGAAAGCTGATGGCACTCTGGCTATCGTTAACACCTCTAATGCAGCAACCCCAGTGACTGGCGAAGATAAACCAGTACTGACCGTTGATGTCTGGGAGCACGCATATTACATCGATTATCGCAATGCACGCCCTCAATATTTGGAGCACTTCTGGGCTCTGGTCAACTGGAAATTTGTTGAAGAAAACCTGGCTTAA
- the purR gene encoding HTH-type transcriptional repressor PurR, with translation MATIKDVAKRAGVSTTTVSHVINKTRFVAEDTKAAVWAAIKELNYSPSAVARSLKVNHTKSIGLLATSSEAPYFAEIIESVENSCYSKGYTLILCNSHNNLDKQKAYLAMLAQKRVDGLLVMCSEYPEQLLSMLEGYRNIPMVVMDWGESRGDFTDAIIDNAFHGGYLAGRYLIERGHRDIASIPGPLARNTGGGRHQGFLKALKEANIAIRDEWIVQGDFEPESGYQAMYKILNQKHRPTAVFCGGDVMAMGAICAADELGLRVPQDISIIGYDNIRNARYFTPALTTIHQPKERLGQMAFSMLLDRIINKREDAQTIEVHPRLVERRSVADGPFIDYRR, from the coding sequence ATGGCAACGATTAAAGATGTGGCTAAACGCGCTGGTGTTTCGACCACAACCGTATCCCATGTTATCAATAAAACCCGTTTCGTCGCCGAAGATACAAAGGCCGCAGTTTGGGCTGCTATTAAAGAATTGAATTATTCCCCCAGTGCCGTTGCTCGCAGCTTAAAAGTTAACCACACCAAATCCATTGGATTGCTGGCAACATCAAGTGAAGCACCCTACTTTGCTGAGATCATAGAATCGGTTGAAAATAGCTGCTATAGCAAAGGTTACACACTGATTTTATGTAATTCTCATAACAACCTTGATAAACAAAAAGCTTATCTCGCGATGCTGGCACAAAAACGAGTAGATGGTTTGCTGGTCATGTGTTCAGAATACCCTGAGCAACTTTTGAGTATGTTGGAAGGCTATCGCAATATTCCTATGGTGGTCATGGATTGGGGAGAATCCAGAGGTGATTTTACCGATGCGATTATTGATAATGCCTTTCATGGTGGTTATCTGGCTGGCCGTTATCTCATTGAACGCGGTCATCGTGATATTGCCTCTATTCCTGGGCCATTGGCAAGAAATACTGGGGGAGGACGCCACCAAGGTTTTCTCAAGGCACTAAAAGAAGCCAATATCGCCATTCGTGATGAGTGGATTGTACAAGGTGATTTTGAACCTGAATCTGGTTATCAGGCCATGTACAAAATCCTGAATCAAAAACATCGTCCAACCGCTGTTTTTTGTGGTGGAGATGTCATGGCTATGGGGGCGATCTGTGCAGCCGATGAGTTGGGGTTGCGCGTTCCACAAGATATTTCAATTATCGGTTATGATAATATCCGCAATGCCCGCTATTTTACACCCGCATTGACAACCATCCACCAGCCCAAAGAGCGTTTAGGACAAATGGCTTTTTCAATGTTACTGGATCGGATCATCAATAAACGTGAGGATGCACAAACTATCGAAGTCCATCCACGCCTTGTTGAACGGCGCTCTGTTGCAGATGGACCTTTTATCGATTATCGCCGCTGA
- the punR gene encoding DNA-binding transcriptional activator PunR: MWSEYSLEVIDAVARTGSFSAAASELHRVPSAVSYTVKQLEDWLAVPLFERRHRDVDLTEAGAIFVKEARSVIKKMNHTRHQCQQVANGWRGQFSIAVDQVVKPERTLRLILDFYRHFPDIELLIYPEVFNGVWDALVDGRVDVAIGATRASPVGERYSFRDMGFMPWLCVASPEHELAAISEKLNDDQMRPYPSLCLEDTSRSLPKRDTWALNNQRRLIVPDWDVGLSCLMDGLCVGMVPKHRALPLIRKGKLITLELEQPLPDSPCCLTWSQKSHSPALSWLLDYLGDSETLNAEWLQEN, from the coding sequence ATGTGGTCTGAATACTCTCTGGAAGTCATTGATGCTGTTGCCAGAACAGGAAGTTTCAGTGCGGCTGCGTCAGAACTTCATCGTGTACCTTCTGCTGTCAGCTATACGGTAAAACAGCTTGAAGACTGGTTGGCTGTACCTTTATTTGAACGTCGTCATCGTGATGTTGATTTAACGGAAGCAGGGGCAATCTTTGTTAAAGAAGCGCGTTCTGTTATCAAAAAAATGAATCACACTCGGCACCAGTGCCAACAGGTTGCTAATGGCTGGCGGGGGCAATTTAGTATTGCGGTTGATCAGGTCGTGAAGCCAGAGCGAACGCTTCGGCTAATTTTGGATTTTTATCGCCATTTTCCAGATATTGAGTTACTTATCTATCCTGAAGTTTTCAATGGCGTATGGGATGCCCTGGTGGATGGACGAGTGGATGTCGCCATCGGAGCAACACGTGCTTCCCCTGTTGGTGAGCGATATAGCTTCAGGGATATGGGATTTATGCCTTGGCTGTGTGTAGCCAGCCCTGAACACGAACTGGCAGCCATATCGGAAAAATTGAATGATGACCAAATGCGGCCTTATCCCAGTTTATGTCTCGAAGACACTTCGCGTAGCTTACCTAAGCGTGATACATGGGCTTTGAATAATCAACGGAGATTGATTGTTCCTGATTGGGATGTTGGATTAAGTTGTTTGATGGATGGATTGTGTGTAGGCATGGTGCCCAAACACCGTGCGCTACCGCTGATCCGTAAAGGTAAGCTGATTACACTTGAACTTGAACAGCCCTTGCCTGACAGCCCATGTTGTTTGACATGGTCGCAAAAAAGCCACTCACCGGCATTAAGCTGGTTACTTGATTATCTGGGGGATAGCGAAACGCTTAATGCCGAATGGCTGCAAGAAAATTAA
- the punC gene encoding purine nucleoside transporter PunC, translating to MTTNKNSIPFMSYLAGLSMLGYLAIDMYLPAFDAMKAELDTSTNAISASLSIFLAGFAFAQLLWGQLSDRLGRKPVLIIGLSLFSISCLGMLWITSPIQLLILRFMQAVGVCSAAVTWQALVVDRYDAERTKRVFAMIMPLVALSPALAPLLGAWLLTHSGWKIIFLVLMIVTILLLIPTFFLDNKRTNIENHADKKAISFFTLLTSPVFSGNVLIYASCSAGFFAWLTGSPTILKDMGYDPTDIGLSYIPQTLAFMIGGYGCRILLEKMKSETVFPFLLVGYAVSMIIIYLISLLSEPSFIAILIPFCVMAAMNGASYPIAVANALSVYPQDSGKAAALQNALQLGLCFIASMIVSLFMEFPLLSTTTIMALTVVPMAVGYWLQKQGIKKNTKHKCNNLPKK from the coding sequence ATGACAACAAATAAAAACTCCATTCCATTTATGTCTTATCTCGCGGGCTTAAGCATGTTAGGCTATTTGGCCATCGATATGTATCTGCCCGCTTTTGATGCAATGAAAGCAGAATTAGATACATCAACTAATGCTATCAGTGCGAGCCTTAGCATTTTTCTTGCCGGATTTGCTTTTGCCCAACTTTTATGGGGTCAATTGTCTGATCGTTTAGGCAGAAAACCCGTTCTTATTATCGGTCTGTCCCTGTTTTCCATTAGTTGTTTAGGTATGCTTTGGATAACAAGTCCTATCCAGTTATTGATATTAAGATTTATGCAAGCAGTTGGGGTTTGTTCTGCTGCGGTGACCTGGCAGGCTTTAGTCGTTGATAGATATGATGCAGAACGAACCAAACGTGTTTTTGCCATGATCATGCCTCTGGTTGCCCTTTCCCCTGCCCTTGCCCCTTTGTTAGGCGCATGGCTGTTAACGCATAGTGGCTGGAAAATCATTTTCCTTGTTTTAATGATCGTAACGATATTGCTGTTAATACCAACATTTTTTCTGGACAATAAGCGCACTAATATCGAAAACCACGCTGATAAAAAAGCAATTTCTTTCTTTACGTTATTAACTTCTCCAGTTTTTAGCGGAAATGTATTGATCTATGCGTCTTGCAGTGCAGGTTTTTTTGCCTGGCTAACAGGCTCACCAACAATTTTGAAAGATATGGGTTATGATCCTACCGATATTGGCCTAAGTTATATTCCCCAAACGTTGGCATTTATGATTGGCGGGTATGGTTGCCGTATCTTATTGGAAAAAATGAAAAGTGAAACGGTATTCCCATTTCTGTTAGTGGGTTATGCAGTAAGCATGATCATAATTTATTTGATTTCCCTATTAAGTGAACCTTCATTTATAGCCATTCTTATTCCTTTTTGTGTTATGGCAGCAATGAATGGTGCATCATATCCAATTGCAGTAGCAAATGCCCTGTCTGTTTATCCTCAGGATAGTGGTAAAGCGGCTGCATTACAAAACGCTCTGCAATTGGGTCTCTGCTTTATCGCAAGTATGATCGTCTCTTTATTTATGGAATTCCCGCTTTTATCGACGACAACAATAATGGCGCTTACAGTTGTTCCAATGGCTGTCGGTTATTGGCTGCAAAAACAAGGCATTAAGAAAAACACTAAGCATAAATGCAATAATCTTCCAAAAAAATAA
- the cfa gene encoding cyclopropane fatty acyl phospholipid synthase: MSSSFVEGKKTITDPWHRIAHELLQETDIDINGKRPFDIRIKNPDFYKRVLKEGSLGLGESYMDGWWECDRLDIFFHKVLRADLEHRIPKNAKDIFKIIISRIFNLQSPKRAWIVGEEHYNLGNDLFIRMLDPHMQYSCGYWKDANTLEEAQSHKLRLICEKLQLSPGMTLLDIGCGWGGLAAYAAENYGVSVTGVTISAEQQKYAQEHCKDLNVKIILEDYRNLNLQFDRVVSVGMFEHVGPKNYDNYFNIVKKNLKSDGLFLLHTIGSNIDKSGSDAWISKYIFPNGCLPSIAKIAKATAGKFVMEDWHNFGADYDRTLMAWYERFTASWHEIEHNYSPRFKRMFSYYLNACAGAFRARDIQLWQIVFSSQGIEKGLRVPR, encoded by the coding sequence ATGAGTTCATCTTTTGTTGAAGGTAAGAAAACAATCACTGATCCTTGGCATAGGATCGCCCATGAATTGCTTCAGGAAACTGATATTGATATCAATGGCAAACGCCCTTTCGACATACGTATTAAAAATCCTGACTTCTATAAGCGTGTATTGAAAGAAGGTTCTTTGGGTCTGGGTGAAAGTTATATGGATGGCTGGTGGGAATGTGATCGCCTTGATATTTTCTTTCACAAAGTATTACGGGCAGATTTAGAACATCGTATCCCTAAAAATGCCAAAGATATCTTCAAGATAATTATCTCTCGTATATTTAATCTACAATCTCCCAAGCGTGCCTGGATTGTAGGTGAGGAACATTATAATTTAGGTAATGACCTTTTCATTCGCATGCTTGATCCTCACATGCAATATTCTTGCGGTTATTGGAAAGATGCCAATACACTGGAAGAAGCACAATCCCATAAGCTGCGCCTGATTTGTGAAAAGCTACAATTGTCTCCAGGCATGACTTTATTGGATATCGGTTGTGGATGGGGAGGTCTGGCTGCCTATGCGGCAGAAAATTACGGTGTATCAGTCACAGGAGTGACGATTTCAGCCGAGCAACAGAAATACGCACAGGAACACTGTAAAGATTTAAATGTAAAAATTATCCTTGAAGATTACCGAAACCTTAACCTTCAGTTTGATCGCGTTGTATCCGTCGGCATGTTTGAGCACGTTGGCCCTAAAAATTATGACAATTATTTTAATATAGTAAAAAAGAATTTGAAATCAGACGGTCTGTTCCTTCTCCATACCATTGGCTCCAATATTGATAAATCAGGTTCAGATGCATGGATCAGCAAATATATTTTCCCTAACGGCTGCTTACCCTCGATCGCCAAAATTGCCAAAGCAACTGCGGGAAAGTTTGTCATGGAAGATTGGCACAACTTTGGGGCTGATTATGACCGGACACTAATGGCGTGGTATGAGCGGTTTACCGCCAGTTGGCATGAAATAGAGCATAATTACAGCCCACGCTTCAAACGGATGTTCAGTTATTATTTGAACGCCTGCGCAGGCGCATTCCGTGCAAGAGATATACAGTTATGGCAGATAGTATTCAGTTCACAAGGTATCGAAAAGGGATTAAGAGTACCTAGATAG
- a CDS encoding riboflavin synthase subunit alpha — protein sequence MFTGIVQEKAPIVAIDEKMHFRTHIVKFPAELLPGIETGASVSHNGCCLTVTKIDGDLVSFDLMKETLRLTNLGELRVGDLVNLERAAKFGDEIGGHLMSGHIIATAEIAKIFISENNHEIWFRIHDKQLMKYILHKGFVGIDGISLTVGDVVNNRFCVHLIPETLERTTLGKKRLGEKVNIEIDPQTQAIVDTVERIMAQKTQEKLLSQIEK from the coding sequence ATGTTTACAGGTATCGTTCAGGAAAAAGCACCGATAGTTGCCATTGATGAAAAGATGCATTTTCGGACTCATATTGTTAAATTTCCGGCTGAATTATTACCCGGAATTGAAACGGGCGCTTCTGTTTCCCACAACGGTTGTTGCCTGACTGTAACTAAGATCGATGGTGATTTAGTCAGTTTTGATTTAATGAAAGAAACATTGCGCCTGACCAACCTTGGTGAACTCAGGGTGGGTGATTTAGTCAATCTGGAAAGAGCAGCTAAATTTGGTGATGAAATTGGCGGGCATTTGATGTCCGGGCATATTATTGCAACAGCCGAAATTGCCAAGATCTTCATTTCTGAAAATAACCATGAAATATGGTTTCGAATTCATGATAAACAGTTAATGAAATATATTCTGCATAAAGGATTTGTTGGCATTGATGGAATTAGCCTAACAGTCGGAGATGTGGTCAATAATCGTTTTTGTGTTCATTTAATTCCAGAAACATTAGAGCGCACAACTCTGGGTAAAAAACGTCTGGGTGAAAAGGTTAATATTGAAATTGATCCACAAACTCAAGCGATTGTAGATACCGTTGAACGGATTATGGCTCAGAAAACACAAGAAAAATTATTGTCACAGATTGAAAAATAA
- a CDS encoding MATE family efflux transporter, translated as MQKYLNEARSLLALGIPVVIAQFSQTAMGFVDTVMAGKAGAIEMSAVAVGTSIWLPVILFSQGLLFALTPIVAHMNGSGQRKNVAGQIQQGFWLATFLSILTIAILYNSRFIIEAQHNIDPVLAQKATEFIHAIMWGAPGYLFYQVLRGQCEGLSKTKPAMVIGLAGLLVNIPVNYIFIYGKFGAPALGGVGCGVATATVYWVMFLLLLVYVKHSPSQKDIQTFTKFAGPEWHTQKRITLLGLPIALAMFFEVTLFAVVSLLVSPLGVVAVAGHQISLNFSSMMFMFPLSLGIAATIRVGYNLGQQSTEGAKISAYTSIIVGLIIACVTATFTVLFSEHIAFMYNDNPEVVLLASHLMLFAAIYQLSDAVQVIGSGVLRGYKDTRSIFFITFISYWILGLPSGYILALTDYVTKPMGPQGFWIGFIIGLTASAFMMGYRILWTQKQPAHYVLKRSTR; from the coding sequence GTGCAGAAATATTTAAATGAAGCGCGTAGTTTGCTCGCTTTAGGGATCCCTGTTGTCATCGCACAGTTTTCACAAACTGCGATGGGTTTCGTTGATACCGTCATGGCTGGTAAAGCTGGTGCTATTGAAATGTCAGCGGTTGCTGTTGGTACATCAATCTGGCTGCCAGTCATTCTATTTAGCCAAGGTTTATTATTCGCCTTGACACCAATCGTGGCACACATGAATGGCTCTGGCCAGAGAAAAAATGTTGCTGGCCAAATCCAGCAAGGGTTTTGGCTTGCAACCTTCCTCTCTATTTTGACCATCGCAATACTGTATAACAGCCGATTTATTATAGAAGCACAACATAATATCGATCCTGTATTGGCACAGAAAGCCACGGAATTTATCCATGCTATCATGTGGGGAGCACCAGGTTATTTATTTTATCAAGTCTTGCGTGGTCAATGTGAAGGGTTATCGAAAACCAAACCAGCAATGGTCATTGGCCTTGCCGGACTACTGGTCAATATTCCTGTTAACTATATTTTTATTTACGGTAAATTTGGTGCACCGGCATTGGGTGGTGTAGGTTGTGGTGTTGCAACGGCAACCGTTTACTGGGTTATGTTCTTGTTATTGCTTGTCTATGTGAAGCACTCTCCTTCCCAAAAAGATATCCAAACATTTACCAAATTTGCGGGTCCTGAATGGCATACGCAAAAACGTATTACATTGCTTGGCCTGCCTATCGCTTTAGCGATGTTCTTTGAGGTTACTCTGTTTGCTGTCGTTTCGTTGCTGGTTTCTCCACTTGGTGTCGTAGCCGTTGCCGGACACCAGATATCGCTCAATTTCAGTTCCATGATGTTTATGTTCCCGTTGTCATTGGGAATAGCGGCCACCATCCGCGTTGGCTACAATCTGGGACAACAATCGACAGAAGGTGCTAAAATATCCGCATACACGAGTATTATTGTTGGGTTAATTATTGCCTGCGTGACAGCGACCTTCACGGTACTGTTTAGTGAACACATTGCATTTATGTACAACGATAATCCTGAGGTCGTTCTTCTTGCCTCTCACTTAATGCTGTTTGCTGCTATTTATCAGCTTTCCGATGCGGTTCAGGTCATTGGATCTGGGGTATTACGCGGGTACAAAGATACACGTTCTATTTTCTTTATCACTTTTATTTCTTATTGGATCTTAGGGCTGCCCAGTGGCTATATTCTGGCATTGACGGATTATGTAACTAAGCCGATGGGGCCACAGGGTTTCTGGATTGGGTTCATTATCGGTTTAACTGCATCAGCATTTATGATGGGTTACCGTATTCTGTGGACACAAAAACAACCAGCCCATTATGTTCTGAAACGTTCTACTCGTTAA
- the pykF gene encoding pyruvate kinase PykF produces the protein MKKTKIVCTIGPKTESEEKLTELLNAGMNVMRLNFSHGDYEEHGQRIKNIRAVVAKTGKKAAILLDTKGPEIRTIKLEGGNDVSLTAGQTFTFTTDKSVIGNRDRVAVTYAGLPEDLKPGNTVLVDDGLIAMTVKETTATEVICEVLNSGDLGENKGVNLPNVSINLPALAEKDKQDLIFGCEQNVDFVAASFIRKRSDVLEIREHLKAHGGEHIQIISKIENQEGLNNFDEILEASDGIMVARGDLGVEIPVEEVIFAQKMMIEKCNAARKVVITATQMLDSMIKNPRPTRAEAGDVANAILDGTDAVMLSGESAKGKYPVEAVSIMATICERTDRVMGSKIEHTRTQKLRVTEAVCRGAVEIAEKLEAPLIVVATYGGKSARSIRKYFPNAPILALTTNEITARQLLLIKGVSTQVVKEIASTDDFYRIGKEAALASGMAHKGDIVVMVSGALVPSGTTNTSSVHVL, from the coding sequence ATGAAAAAAACCAAAATTGTTTGTACTATCGGGCCAAAAACAGAATCCGAAGAGAAATTGACCGAATTACTTAATGCGGGTATGAATGTGATGCGCCTGAACTTTTCGCACGGTGACTACGAAGAGCATGGCCAACGCATTAAAAATATTCGCGCGGTTGTCGCAAAAACGGGCAAAAAAGCAGCAATTTTACTGGATACTAAGGGTCCTGAAATCCGCACCATAAAACTGGAAGGTGGTAATGATGTCTCCCTTACTGCGGGTCAAACCTTCACCTTTACAACAGATAAATCTGTTATTGGCAATCGAGATCGTGTCGCTGTGACTTATGCCGGACTGCCAGAAGATCTGAAACCAGGAAACACCGTATTGGTTGATGATGGTTTGATTGCCATGACAGTTAAAGAAACTACCGCAACCGAAGTTATCTGTGAAGTATTGAACAGCGGTGACTTAGGTGAAAACAAAGGCGTTAACCTGCCAAATGTTTCCATCAACCTGCCTGCACTAGCAGAAAAAGATAAACAGGATTTGATTTTCGGTTGTGAGCAAAATGTAGATTTCGTTGCGGCGTCTTTTATCCGTAAGCGTTCCGATGTACTGGAAATCCGTGAACATCTGAAAGCGCATGGCGGCGAACACATCCAAATCATTTCTAAAATCGAAAATCAGGAAGGCCTGAATAACTTCGATGAAATTCTCGAAGCGTCTGACGGTATCATGGTTGCCCGTGGCGATCTGGGGGTTGAAATTCCGGTAGAAGAAGTTATCTTCGCGCAAAAAATGATGATTGAAAAATGTAATGCAGCTCGTAAGGTTGTTATCACTGCAACCCAAATGCTGGATTCCATGATCAAAAACCCACGCCCTACCCGTGCTGAAGCCGGCGATGTTGCTAACGCTATTTTAGATGGCACAGATGCAGTAATGCTTTCTGGTGAAAGTGCGAAAGGAAAATATCCTGTTGAAGCCGTCTCTATCATGGCAACAATCTGTGAACGTACAGATCGCGTTATGGGCAGCAAAATTGAACATACCAGGACTCAGAAACTGCGCGTTACCGAAGCCGTGTGCCGTGGTGCGGTTGAAATTGCAGAGAAATTGGAAGCACCACTAATTGTTGTGGCAACATATGGTGGTAAGTCTGCAAGATCTATCCGCAAATATTTCCCTAATGCGCCAATCCTTGCGTTGACAACTAATGAAATCACTGCTCGCCAATTGCTGTTGATCAAAGGTGTTTCCACTCAGGTTGTCAAAGAAATCGCTTCTACCGACGATTTTTACCGTATTGGTAAAGAAGCGGCATTAGCAAGTGGTATGGCACACAAAGGAGATATCGTTGTCATGGTATCCGGTGCATTAGTACCAAGTGGCACCACAAACACTTCCTCTGTCCATGTGCTTTAA
- a CDS encoding major outer membrane lipoprotein, protein MNRTKVVFGAVILASTLLAGCSSATKVEQLASQVQTLGSKVDQLSSDLSSIRSDVQSARDEASRANQRLDNQVRSYKK, encoded by the coding sequence ATGAATCGTACTAAAGTTGTATTTGGTGCAGTAATTCTGGCTTCTACTCTGTTAGCGGGTTGCTCAAGCGCAACTAAAGTTGAACAACTCGCCTCTCAGGTTCAAACTCTCGGCTCTAAAGTTGACCAGTTGAGCAGTGATCTCAGTTCTATTCGTTCTGATGTACAATCAGCCAGAGATGAAGCTTCTCGCGCGAATCAGCGCCTTGATAACCAAGTTCGTTCATACAAGAAATAA
- a CDS encoding L,D-transpeptidase family protein, whose amino-acid sequence MKRSLTVIGMFLIGMLSLSGLTNIAHAIEYPLPPANSRLIGENSTYTVPDDGQPLEYIAAKYQIGLLAMLEANPGVDPYLPKPGTELIIPSQMLLPDTPRQGIIINLAELRLYYFPEGNNYVVVYPIGIGQLGRNTPTMTTSVSQLIKNPTWTPTVNIRKDYASRGIILPAVIPAGPDNPMGDFALRLAAGRGEYLIHGTNANFGIGMRVSSGCIRLRPDDIEALFQTVPRGTRVQVINEPVKYAIEPDGKRYVEVHQPLSNKETDDPQTMPIPRPEGLVKFINNRETDEFLVEQAIIRRSGMPVQVNNGQAEKVILDPIEDTEDTVIRGIKPAKIPRLHQPEPIYQPET is encoded by the coding sequence ATGAAGCGATCTTTAACTGTTATCGGCATGTTCTTGATTGGCATGTTGTCGTTAAGCGGATTGACTAATATCGCCCATGCTATCGAGTATCCATTGCCTCCTGCTAATAGCCGTCTGATTGGCGAAAACTCTACCTATACTGTGCCCGATGACGGGCAGCCGTTAGAATACATTGCAGCCAAATACCAAATAGGATTACTGGCGATGTTGGAAGCAAATCCTGGTGTTGATCCCTATTTGCCTAAACCTGGCACTGAGTTAATTATTCCATCACAGATGTTGCTTCCAGACACTCCTCGTCAAGGGATTATTATCAATCTGGCCGAACTCCGGCTCTATTATTTCCCTGAGGGAAATAATTATGTTGTTGTGTACCCTATTGGAATAGGTCAACTTGGGCGTAACACGCCGACTATGACAACGTCAGTCAGCCAATTGATTAAAAACCCGACATGGACACCAACCGTTAATATTCGCAAGGATTATGCTAGTCGGGGAATTATTTTGCCTGCCGTAATACCCGCAGGTCCAGATAATCCAATGGGGGATTTTGCCTTACGTTTAGCCGCCGGGCGTGGCGAATATCTGATCCATGGCACAAATGCGAATTTTGGCATTGGTATGCGTGTCAGTTCAGGATGTATCCGTTTGCGGCCTGATGATATCGAAGCTCTGTTTCAGACTGTTCCACGAGGGACGCGTGTCCAAGTCATTAATGAACCCGTGAAATATGCCATAGAGCCAGATGGTAAGCGCTATGTAGAAGTTCATCAGCCGCTTTCTAATAAAGAGACCGATGATCCACAAACAATGCCTATCCCACGCCCTGAAGGCTTAGTAAAGTTCATTAATAATCGTGAGACAGATGAATTCCTTGTTGAACAAGCTATTATTCGTCGTTCAGGAATGCCAGTACAGGTGAATAATGGCCAGGCGGAAAAGGTGATTTTAGATCCAATTGAAGATACGGAAGATACGGTTATCCGGGGAATTAAACCTGCCAAAATACCGCGGTTACATCAACCAGAGCCGATTTACCAACCAGAAACTTAA
- a CDS encoding hotdog fold thioesterase, giving the protein MIWKRNIDVNTLNQFNGECMVKHVGIEFTQLGDDFIEGIMPVDQRTKQPFGILHGGASVVLAETLGSIAGYLCSEGEQKVVGVEINANHLKSVREGVVKGVCKPVHLGRSHQVWQIDIYNDQQQLCCTSRLTTAILS; this is encoded by the coding sequence GTGATTTGGAAACGTAATATAGATGTAAACACACTTAATCAATTTAATGGTGAGTGTATGGTAAAACATGTAGGGATCGAATTTACCCAGCTTGGCGATGATTTTATCGAAGGAATAATGCCAGTTGATCAACGAACTAAACAGCCATTCGGGATCTTGCATGGCGGAGCATCTGTAGTACTGGCGGAAACACTCGGTTCGATTGCAGGTTATCTCTGTTCGGAAGGAGAACAGAAAGTGGTGGGAGTAGAAATTAATGCTAACCACCTTAAATCTGTTCGTGAAGGTGTGGTTAAAGGGGTTTGTAAACCTGTCCATCTTGGCCGTTCACATCAGGTCTGGCAGATTGATATCTACAATGATCAGCAACAATTATGTTGCACATCTCGCCTGACAACAGCAATTTTATCTTAG